In the genome of Schistocerca piceifrons isolate TAMUIC-IGC-003096 chromosome X, iqSchPice1.1, whole genome shotgun sequence, the window accggtgtccatgtgttcttttttccatttccaggagtgtattttccccaCACAGTCAAACATCAGTTCAGTGTCagttattattaataaattttatgGACAGAAAACTAGAACTTACAGTGTTGACATAAAATTTACACTTCATATTGCAGGTAAGTGTGGCTTGGTGGTAAAGTGCAATCTTTGGATTGGTGACTGATTTACTTTTTCTATTCCAGGTAAACTTTGAGTAAAACACACTGGATATTCTCATTCAgaatacagcaataaataaataaatatgtacagtattatttacatattttagaatCACAGTGAATAAGTATTGTCACACATACCTCAGAAAATACAGcaatgcataaatattcagtagcAACACAATATTTAGTCCAGTTTTTAGCTAAATGCTTGTATTCCAGTTATAGCTCTCCCAAGAATGAGAGCATGGATATCGTGAGTACCTATAACAGATTGATCAAGTGCAGTTGTCCATTATTTGCATTCAGGAAACAAAGAGGAAAAAGACAGAAAAGTATATGAccttaccttcatatgtattgactgATTCCAGATTCAGAACATGTCTAATAATATGATATTCATCAGAAATGCCATTCCCACCCAACATGTCACGGGCAGTGCGTGCAATGTCCAAAGCTTTTCCACAGGAATTACATTTCAGTATTGATATCATTTCTGGAGTACACCttaaaataatatgtacaaaatgaAACTTTACTTATATGGAGAAAATGAAGATGGTTTAATATGTAAGTGAGAAAGTGAGGAATTTGTGTAAAATCTTGAGAACagctatttttattatattattatgaaaCACGCAATAACAAATGGCTTTTCATGTAAGACAACTTTTGTTGGTGAAACTGAAGCATATAATTAGGAGACCACTCTTGCATCACAACATCCAGTTTCATACTACACCTAGTCACCTAATAGATAGCTGCCTCATCTTGACATACAAGACAGCTGCACATTATCAGAACATGGAGTCTCCATGTCCCCAATGCATGgttaatgacaccccagaccaattCAACTGGGATTATGTGCAATCAGGACATCAAAtatccctcaaaccactgtagcgtgatTTTGACCTGTTGGTATGGATTGTGTTTTCCTGGGAACGCCACATCTGGTAGGGAGACCATAAACTATGAAGGAGCATATGTGACTAATAAAAATACTGGCATATTCCACAGCTTTCATAACGCCTTCTATAACAACCGCAGGTCCCAACAAGGTCCATGTCACCTTTTCCGAACCTTCATCTGAGTTGCCACTCTGCTACTAGGAAATTCATATTTCAAACTCTAATATCTAATAGGTTACAATATAATTAGTTTGCTTTTGATAAATATTAGTGATATCAGAATATGAACATCCAATAACCTATGCTGCTTTTGCAGTAATCATTTCTAGCTTCTAAATTATCAAAATGTGACCTCTGTTGAAGTTGATCAGCAGTTTTCTGTAATCTCAGAATACGGAGTACACTGAATGACTTAGTTGCACTCTTGGCACCTGTCATGCCATGAGTACATTAATTTGAGATAGTTGCTGTGTAGGAAAGAGAGTGGTCCTGTTTTCAAAGTGAACACTTCGGCATGCCACATGACTGGCAGTCATCAAATTTTGTACTGGTCATTGGCATAACAGTTGAGAGCAGGATGTTAAAGATATGCAATATTAGCATATTTTATCAAGATCAGATCATGTGTATATGGCACGTGAGACACTCCATTTGAGGCTATGCAATTGATGGGCTTTTCATATGCCACTCTTTCAAGGGTGTTCCTGAGGACTTGCTTATAGGGAAAATAACTACCACCAATGTCATAAGTCATGAGAAATAACACAGTGATGAAAGAGATTGCCACTAGCTCCTTTAGTTAGTGCAGGTTGTAAGATTTAAGTGGTGGGCCACAGCCAGTTCAatgcagaacaacaacaatgtcattttttcctctgtcattccttagttgcttcaaatttCATGGAGGTACGTTTCAAAACTGTAAGTCAATGAAAGTTAGATTGTTTATGCCATatacgtttcacttcttttattcatgaagcatcttcagtggcctgtaatacatttttctttttatacataaaataaatgtattatgtaataattacaatacgttactatgttacatttcgccatgtctttctcttgttttttagattACAAACAACTTTTATTACACAGATCTTGTGAGGTTCAATTATCATTTGATGTTACTTCCGATTTTCAGTATTGTTAGTCCATATGTGTGGTCCTGTAGCTGTGTTCGTTTGGTCCCCATGCTCCAGCTCGCCGATTTCTGGCagttttttcacccacatttattacaacacattacttgcacttttcattttgtgatcaatatGTGCTTGTTTACAGTATGTGGTATTGCCAACTATCACCATGTGGTTTATCTTTTGTCTTTTATGTGTGGTTTCatatttttcatctgttttgtgtgtgtgtattttgttatgtgtaaatgttacattatttGTGGGAGCAGTCTTCTTTTTCCTTAagtgaataagtgtgtgtgtgtgtgtgtgtgtgtgtgtgtgtgtgtgtgagtgagagagagagagagagagagagagagagagagagagatggggaggggggggggggagaaagagtcaTCAATTATTTACTCTGGTTAATGTTTCCGATttatgtttattattgttttagtggctaacttGATCAGAGAGTTATTGATTACATTAATtaggtcattaattactttctttttcattgcatgggctctttgtatgtgaaagttttctcatAATGTCAGGAGTTTTTTGTTGTGACTGTTCACTCTTCTCACATAAAATTATTAGAGTGAACGATCACAACAAAACTCCTCATattagaagaaaacttccacatgcaaagagcccttgcaatgaaaaggaaagtaattaatgaccaaatcaacacaagcaataactctctgatcatgttagccactaaaacaataacaaacagaaatctgaaacatgACAAGAGTAAATAATtgatggatctctctctctctctctctctctctctctctctctctctctctctacacacacacacacacacacacacacacacacacacacacacacacacacaatattcacaaaacacacactctcacaatgaacaacaaatttacatataacacaacacacacacacacacacacacacacacacacacacacacacacacacaataaatgaaaaatgataaatgtgagtgaacaaacaccagaaatcggccagctggagtatggggACTGAATGAATACATCTCCAGAACCACATATggactaacaacactggaaatcataacaccaaatgataatttaacatcacaaaatttgtgataCAAACGTTGCTTCTAATctataaaacaagagaaaaacatgacaaaatgttacATACTTACATTCTGCAACTACTACATAACACATTTATAAAaactaaaactttgtgttctgccttatgacaggtcttgtcatggaggaagcctcatcagagaggtccaccccacgagcgtctagggaagtgattccagtggtggtttccttttgccttccacagatgatgatgaaatgataatgaggacaacaaaacacccagtccctgggcggagaaaatctccaacccagccaggaattgaaaccGGGCCCCATGACATGACAGACCGCCATGCCGACTTCTCAGCCATCAGGGCGAACACACATTTAttatatgtaaaaaaaagaaatatgtataacatgccactgaagatgcttcacagacAAAAGAAGCAAAAGGCATATGGAGATAAAcacactgcctttcatttagttgcatagatggaacatacctccatgaacaaCAATGATGATTGGTCAGCACCCACAATCATCCTCTCACTATAATGTGTAGAAGTCACCACTCTCACATGCTTATTGAACATCAAAGAGCATGGCTATTCATATCATCACTGGACACTGACAGTAAAGAAAGTTACCTGAACTGACGAGCTGCAGAACACACTGGTACACTCTTATGGCAGGGTACAATTACACCAAAAACCAGGTGAGCTGTTTTTCCAAAAGAACACCATTCAGGCCAGTAGCAGTGGTATAACCATATGGTGGACATGTACGTGGAATGAAATGTGGTTCCTGGTATGACTAACATTGTTCCTCACTGGTGAATGATACAACCACCTTCAGCCCAATCAGGTGCACACTAAATCtctcacctccctctccaggtgactTGTACCTTTAGAAAGACATTCCCTTATCTAGTTGCTCCCAAATTGGAACACTGCATGAAATGAGAAAGTTTTCTGGTCCTCCAGGTCACCTGACCTTAATCATATTGAGCACATATAGGACACCATATGTATGTTTCTTGGATCCATTTCTGGCCAATTTCTGTGTGTTGTGGTCAACAGTTGAGTAGTTACGGATCAGGGTGGCTATCTACACACACTGTTTCACACAGCCCGAGCAATGACATGTCACTGCTGTCATAAGGCCAAAACGTTTTGCTAGATGCTATTAGGTTATATTCCTCATTACTCCATAATACCTCTGGTATTATGACATCCCCCCTGGGTTATTAGGTGAGCTCAATCTTGACAGAAGGATGTTCATAATATTAATATTATAGGCAATCGGTGTGTGAGGAATTTTCTTAAGCTTGGTCTTCAGTTTTTCCCAATACCCACCCGTCATccgtttaaatttgttgaaatactCCGAGACAGTcactgtgtgaaatgtactaacttatctcatgtttaaaacaattttattttaatagtaaaaattgcaCAATTTAAATGAGTTTGTTGTATATAAATCAATGTCTTgtaggaatgagtcattttacatcccatcacaaattattttgtgaatattgttatggcatcaaaatttataagtgttttttttttttttttttttttttttttaaatatgcggaTCTGATTTGGTAATTCTTACCCATCACCTTTAACACATTAGAATTACATAAATTCTTCTATAGAATAGAAGGacgtgtcaaggagaaactttctcagtttgtcctCAAATTCTGCTTTGCTggctgccagacattttatatgcctcattaagtgatcaacaatttttgttgcagcattacaCCACCCTTTCttttgctaaagacaacctttATGGGGAGTATTGgatgtcatttttctttgtggtattgtaattatgtacatcataatGTACTGTAATGAActgcaatggattatttacaacaaacttcatgaggtaataaatatactgtgaagcagaagtgaggatgcccaactccttaaacaaatgtctacaaggtgatcaTGGGTAAGCTACCACACATTATTCTTGTtgataaataattaaactttaagtgTTTCATGATACAACACTGGAAAATTCTTACTCTCATCAGTAAGTATGACAAGCACACTTTTAGGATCCATTTTAGAAGTTCTGGGCATGTTATTCATCTGCAAATGTGTCACATGACACACGAAAGTCATGTTTTTTTATCAGCAATCACATTAAAGGACTTCTTGAAGTTTTCAACCTCAGATGATTTTCacgagtattatacagggtgattataattacagttaaactttcaaaacactgtagaaataacaccactagtcagaatgatgtcaaattgcaatggaaaattattggagaaggggaaaaacctatggcagatgaaaaatatagtatgaaaattgatcaacagatggtgcttcatgtgacagaataggtaaatgaaaacacctgtcatgcgcacgacacattgaagttggtataaacactccaggtacacggcttttcctcctttcgcatctgcgatGTTCgcaatgactgtctcaatgcagaatcacgctctgcttgtgaagctgtattacaagaacgatgactgtgcacacatcattCTGTGGAAGTACTGGACACTGTAGGGTTTTAAAAAAGgtgttggtccaatgactgccgtgggtctggagaaaattattcataaattcGAAAAGACGTGTTCTTTTGGTGAGCAACCTGATAGacagaggaaacaaattgattcgacgtcagtggaagcagtggccacagcagtgcaggaggagacaagtagtggtgtgcaaacgtgtagtgcatggagaattgcctgaacattggacatacccatgagcattgtgcgtaaaatcctacaaaacactcTTCTTTGCGacacattcaaaattacccatgtgcacgagttgcttcctgttgacctgccagcaagagagacctttgcttgcatggaagtggacaatgattggccagggaagattttgtggaaagatgaagcccacttccatctgacagggtatgtcaatacacagagtTTTCGAATGTGGGCaagagaaaatccacacgcaaatcaaccgattccatttcatcctgaaaaggtcactgagtggtgtgggtttacggcatcatttatcatagggccatattttttagaagagacaggtgcttctgctaagtgctatgagtgtctcttGCGCAATCTAGTTATTCTAGCTCTCCAAAAgcctggatgtgtggatgggatcatttttatgcaagatggcacacctctgaacattgcaaatccagttaagcagctgctgaaatgcCATTTCAGaattgctagaattatcagccgccattttcttacagcctggccatcctgatcacctgatcataaccgtatgacttctggctgtcCGGCagcctgaaagatgatgtgttcagtgttccgactgcaaacttcgctgcattgaaggcacgcactgcgcaacacattctgaatgtgattcCGGAAACACTTCCATCAGTTGTGTAACATTCTGttcctcaatttcaacttgttgcagaaaatggtggacagcatactgaacattttttggaccagtcacacagaaattaataatgtgatctgattttgattgatgctttttgtacggtttttggtctcaggacaattaaaaactgatgtaagtgatgctttttatgtgatttttggcctcaagacaattaaaaaccaatttttcccatccaatgtgatatgaacttgccgtggtggatgggcttacgtaactaacagtatcacacctgtacacgcatgcaaactgagtagttaagtttgtttaacgtcaaacgtacaccttaggcattgttgtatgattcatttgtcatttgtagtcgaccactattaaattataatgcttacagtgccatatattgctacatattgtaactatttattttccgtctgccatatgttttcccccttctctaataacattccgttacaatttgacgtcattctgactagtggtgttacttctacagtggtttgaaagtttaattttaattataatcatcctataTTATATCTTGCGTGATTGCCCAATTTTGGCCTTGCAGGCCATTTTCAAGCATTGTAGGTGTTAATGTGTTGTGCAGTTACCCTGTTATTAAACAGTGCATACAGCCGATCTGAAAGCCAGCACATGACGTGCAAGTATGGCTGTGGTACCCCATGTGAACCAAATACGCagttacatcaattaaatatctaggtgtaaagtTGCAAAGCAATATCAAATGTAACAAGCACATGACATCAGTTGCAGGGAAGGCAAGTGGTCAAATTTGTTTTATTGCAAGAAGTCTTTTTAGTATGGCTCATCTCTAAAGGAGGCCACATACAGAATACTTCTTGAATACCACTAGAGTCTTTGAGACTCTACCAGGTAGGATTAgagtacatcgaagcaattcagaggcacgtTGTTAGATTTGTTATTGATAGGTTCAATCATTATATGAGTATTATGGAAATCCTCTGAGAACTTGAATAggagtccctggaggaaagacgacatatttttagtgaaacactattgagaaagtttagaaaaccagcatttgcaaTTGTCTGCTGAAGAATTTTACAGCACCCAATGTACATCTTGTGTAAGGAATATGAAGTAATCATAAGGTAAATTTGGGTTCATACACAAGCAATTAGACAGTCTTTTccccctcactccatttgcgagtggaacaaggaagagaatgactcgctgctgtgcaaggtaacctctgccaagcaccataaagtggcttgtggagcatgtatgtagatgtagatgtctacatCAATTTATGGaagtaaaggaaaacataaataactttgAGAGGATCTGAACTCTCCTCCATCAAATTTGTGTCCAGTTCCTGTAATTAGTACTCTTCCTTGGGAACTTTGCAGTGTAATAATGAACCTCAGAATATACTGTAACTAAGTACATGATTTCACAGTACTCTAATCAAATGAGTCATTTAGTTTACAAAGGACTTACTCAGTGAAAAATATAGTAACATGCTAGCCATTTATATGATCgtcctttaattaatattaagctATCTTTaatctctatttttcaacatacattGATTTATACTTCACTATATGTGCAATGTCACATACACTTTACAGTCTTGTACATTCACAAATTTTTCAATTGTATACAAGCAAAATGGCACAGTGTAAGACACTCAACTCATTCGGTTCAAATCCCCAcctggacatcctgatttaggtttcccttgatttgtttaaacagtttaaggcaaatgctgggaaagTACCTTGGAAAGGTACTtttaaaagggcacagctgatttcctctccaacctatttctaatgacctcatcattgaCAATGTTAAGCTCTAATATTCCATCCTTTTCCTATGGAGATGGAGATGTCAAGCAGACATGATTTCAGTTTGCGTTTGAAGTTAATTATATTGTATATTAGATTTTTCACATACTTGGATAAGGGGTGAATTAATTTTGGGACTGCAAATCCACTGCTTTCTGCATCACACTAAGCCTGAGTGAGTTTTGTTACCAGGAATTTCTGAGTTGAAAGTGAACATCTTCATTCCCAAATGAATTACATAGCATTTCTTGTGTAACTTtgaaaattatgacataaaagtaGTTACAAGTCAATGTGTCTTTATAGAGGCAGTTAATACCACAGGACAGAATTCTAGgatgaaaaatgttatttttctttaatataccttatattttacccttatttaaaaaaattattttcagtaatgaaCAAGTTTGGATTATCTAAGTTTTTTTCAACATATTTCAAATTAAGCTTTGATTTGATTGAATATGTTGTTTTCTCTTTGTGATTAAAATCAGcaatattacaaattcttattcctCAAAAATTAGTACACTTACAAATTCTTATCCTTCAGGCGACCCACATGAAGACATGCTTGAAGACCTATTGATATTTCTGTAAGCATATCTGCTAATTTCTTCTGAATGAGCTGGGTGGCTGCTAAAGGCCGTCCAAACTGGTGACGCTCTAGTGTATATCGACGTGCTTCTGCTAAGCAAAACTCTGCTGCACCCAGGGCTCCCCAACCAATACCATAACGAGCATTACTAAGACAGGTAAAAGGTCCCTGGGGAAAAAGGGCACAAAAAAAGAACCTTAAGTTACAACAGATCCAACActtacaataaaaatgtgaaatatggaagAGTTTATTTTGAATATAAATAGAACACACAGAAAAACTTTATCATCTTCACTTCAAACATCAGGCCTTTTTTAGTTTTGCCTGTTACAGTATGCATCAATTCCTCAGTATTCTTCGAGTTCATTATATCCACATTGTGTAAACTGTATGAACCAAATGAGTATTGATTATATAATCCAATGTGCCTCAACTAAGAATACATTTGCCATGTTTACCAAGATTCATCCACAAGATTACAAATCGTAGggatgagaggtttttttttttttt includes:
- the LOC124722261 gene encoding glutaryl-CoA dehydrogenase, mitochondrial-like — its product is MISSLISNAPVADILIIWAKCEDGKLRGFIVEWNGAKGLATPKIEGKFSLRASATGMIFLDEVEVPEENVLPGVTSFKGPFTCLSNARYGIGWGALGAAEFCLAEARRYTLERHQFGRPLAATQLIQKKLADMLTEISIGLQACLHVGRLKDKNLCTPEMISILKCNSCGKALDIARTARDMLGGNGISDEYHIIRHVLNLESVNTYEGTHDIHALILGRAITGIQAFS